The nucleotide sequence AAGAATACACCCCGACTATACTGAGGCAGAAAGCCTTAAATCCATTGAATCTGAGATACTAGAAATGGATGGAGTTTTTGAGGTGGAGTACAAAGAGAATTTGATCACGCAGATAAACAAGAATGTAAGGAACATCAGTGCTATACTTTTGTGTTTTTCTTTTATCCTGGTGCTTTCATCAGTTTTATTGATCAATAACACCATTAAACTGGCCTTGTACTCACAGCGCTTCTTGATCAGAAGTATGCAGCTGGTAGGAGCAAGAATGGGCTTTATAAGATGGCCATTCTTAAAACATGCACTTTTACATGGTCTGATCAGCGGCATGGTAGCCGTTTTAATGTTGTCGACTTTGCTGTACATTGCGTACAAAGAAATACCTGATATGCAGATTCTCCGGGACAATTATTTGATATTAGCTGTCTACGGCAAGTTACTGGTCATCGGAATGCTTATCGGATTCTTCAGTACGCTGCGGTCAATAAATAAGTATTTAAATATGTCTTTAGACGAATTATATTAAAATGAATAATATGGACGATAAAAAAAACCTGGCGTTTAAAAAGATCAACTACGTTATCATGCTAGTAGGGATAGGTTTCCTTGCTTTAGGTTTTATAGTTATGGCATCTGACGGCGAAGAGTTTGGTTTTGGCGCAGCAGGCTTGACCATAGGCCCAATTATTGTACTTTTTGGCTTTATAGTGGAGCTATTTGCAATAATGTACCAACCTAAGAATAAACAATAGGACTTGACTCGCACACATTTGTCCTTTTTTATGATAAGAAAAACACTCCTCCAAAGGAGTTAATCTACGGTGGACAAAAGCGTGTTGTATAGAAAATGAATATAAATACAGATTTTGAAAGCGGGCAGGTTTTATTGATAGACAAACCTTATAAGTGGACATCTTTCGATGTAGTAAAAAAACTCCGCAACCAATTAAAAGTAAAAAAAATAGGACATGCAGGCACTTTAGACCCTTTGGCAACGGGCTTATTGGTGCTTTGCACAGGAAAATTCACAAAAAGAATTGAAAGTTTTCAAGCACAGGAAAAAGAGTATGTTTGCAGGATGCTCTTAGGGAAATCCACGCCTTCATTTGACCTTGAAACACCATTTGACTGTGAATATGACATTTCTGCAATAACCGAAAGTATGATCAAGGCAAACCTTGTAAACTTTCTAGGTACTCAATGGCAAATACCACCTGTATTTTCAGCAGTTAAGGTTAACGGTGTCAGGTCGTATGAAAAAGCACGTCGTGGAGAAGATGTCGCTGTCAGACCTCGTTCTATATTTATCCGAGAGCTGGAAATTACAGATATTAGCCTGCCCGAAATTACTTTTAGGCTTGTATGTTCAAAAGGAACATATGTAAGGAGCTTGGTTAGGGATTTTGCCAAAGCGTTAGGTACTGGAGGATGTATGTTGGACTTAAGAAGAACACGAATCGGTGGGTTTAATGTAGCCAGTGCCTATAAACCAGAAGACTTCATAAAGATTGTCAAAAATGAAATTATATAAAGGCACAGATGAATTTCAAAAACTGCCTTTTGCAGTAGTTACCGGAGGAACTTTTGATGGTGTCCACAAAGGCCATCAAAAAATCTTGCGCCGGCTAAATACTATTGCCCAACAAGAACATGGAGAAAGTGTGGTCATAACTTACTGGCCGGTACCGAGAATGGTATTGAAGCCAGATGATGATATACAAATCTTAACTACTCCTGAAGAAAAGATACAGCTTATAGAGGACGCAGGCATTGACCACCTGATCATGATCCCTTTCAGCAAAGAGTTTGCCGCCATTTCATCTTATGACTTTGTCAGAGGAATACTTGCCGATAAAATTGGAACGAAAAAACTTGTAATAGGCTACGACCACCGGTTTGGCAAAAACAGGGAAGGAGGATTTGAGTATCTAAAGGCAAACGAATCCGCTTTTGGATTTGAGGTGGAAGAGATTCCGAGGGAAGATATCAATAACAACACCATTAGTTCTACTTTTATTAGGGAGTCTATCCTTAAAGGCGATGTAGCCAACGTAGTGCCTTACCTAGGAAGAAACTATTCGATTTCCGGGAAAGTGGTTCATGGAAATAAACTGGGTCGTACCATCGGCTATCCGACTGCCAATGTAGTAACCAACTACCCAGAAAAACTGATACCTGGAAATGGTATTTATGCTGTAAAAGTTAAAGTAAAAAACAATGTTCATGATGGAATGATGAGCATTGGCATCAGACCTACTGTAGGTGGCACTAAACGTACGGTAGAGGTCAACATTTTTGATTTTAATGAAGACATTTATGGAGAAGCCATAGAAGTCTACTTTTATGAATACTTACGACCTGAACTTAAGTTTGATTCTCTTGAAGAGCTAGTTAAAGCCATTGACCAAGACAAAGAAAATACCCTGAAATATTTTAATAAGTTCTCGCATACCAATTAATTTTTTTCCGTTTATTTGGCAGAAAATTCACCAAAATGAAAAGGTTTTATTTGCTGCTCCTGCTGCTTTCTTCAACGGTCATGGTTACCTGCAAGAAGAAGCCCAACATCTTTACCATTGAAGATGATATAAATTTTGGCAAACAAGTAAGGGACTTTATAGAAAACCCAGATTCTTCTGGAATGATTGTTTTAAAACCAGAAGACTACCCGTTTGCCTACGACTACCTCTTTAGCATTAGAGACTATATATTGAACTCAGGGAAAGTGCGGTATAAAGATCGTTTTGAATGGCATATGCGCATCATCCATGACGACAACACGCTAAATGCTTTTGCCGCACCCGGAGGGTATATTTACATTTACACAGGCCTGATCAAATACTTAGAACATGAAGACCATTTTGCAGGTATTCTCGGCCATGAAATCGCCCATTCTGACCGAAGACATTCCACCAACCGCTTAAGCGAAGTGTATGGGTGGAATTTACTGTTTGATGTTGTTTTTGGCAAAGACCCTTCTGCTGTAAGAAATATAACCCAGGGTTTGATGAACTTAGGCTTTAGCAGGGCCAATGAAAATGATGCCGATGCATATTCTGTAAAATACCTTTGTCAAGAACCTGCCAGGTATGAATCTGATGGGGCAGCGGGCTTTTTCCAGAAACTAATTGACGAAGGCCAAGGAGGTAAAGGGTGGGCTTTCCTAAGTACCCACCCTTCAGGAGAAAACCGGGTCAAAAACATTACAGAAAAAGCCGTTTCCCTTTCTTGTGATACGGATCTGAAAAGCCCTCAAAGTTGGAGAGACTTCAGAAACAGTCTTCCTTAGTTTAGGGCGCTGAAAAACGTCCAAAATATTGATCTGTTTATAATTGTATAAAAATTAGGAGATGTAGGTGCAAGGTTTTTCGGCCACACACACTTGTGGCTTTTTCAGCAGTCCCTAGTTTAAGCTAAAATTGATATAAACAGGGAAATGGTCGCTAAAACCACCTTGATACTTATTGCCAGCATAGGTTCTAAAAGGTCCTTTTGAAGGGTCTTTTTTATGGTATAGCCATTCAGGATTATAAATATCGGCATGTCCATTTCCAGGTTGAAAGTTCAAACCACTTTTCTCTACATCTAACATGGAGGTCGATAAAATAATCTGGTCAAGCATAAACCAATTTCTTCTGTAGGTGCTAGTCCCTCTCCCCTCTTTGGCCAAGGCATAATAAGGATTAAACAATCTGCCTTCTTGATCTTTAGAAGCCCCTAGCACATGTAAAATACTGGTATCTGCCGGCTCATCATTAAAATCGCCCATGATTAGATAATCAGCATTTGGAAATTGCTGGTAAAGGGAATCTTTAAGGCTTTTGACAATTTCAGCAACAGTGACCCTTTTTACTTCAGTCGCTTCTTTCCCCCCAATCCTAGATGGCCAGTGGTTTACAAATACAAATATGCTATCCATGCCCACTACTCCCCCTACCACCAAAATATCTCTTGTGCGCATGCGTGTTTTCACAAAATCCTTAACAGCATAGGCATTTGAGTAAAAGGGCTTAAAGGCATCCTTTTTATAAATCAGCCCCACATCTATACCTCTTACATCCGGCGAGTCATAATGAACAATATCATAGTTGTACTCGCTGAGCAACTCTGTTCCAATGAGATCTTCCATCACTTGGAGGTTTTCCACCTCACATATCCCCATTATTTCAGGCCCATCGTCATCTCCTAATTGGTAAATTACTTTGCTCAAGTCGTCCAGTTTCTTCTGATACTTCTCTTCAGTCCACTTTTTGCTGCCATCGGGAAGAAATTGGTTATCGTTGGTGTGGGGATCGTCATAAATATCAAACAAATTCTCTAAGTTATAAAAGGCAACCGTATAAACATCTCTAGGTTGCAGAGGTTCATAAACCTCTTCATTTTGAACAATATTTGCCTCAATTATATCATTAGCACCACCCTCTTCATAAAAAATAATGGCCAAAATGGTGCCTAGGCTTATTAATAAAGCCAAAAACAGAAGAAAATTTCTCATATTTTCAATTAATACTTATCGAAAGTAAAATAATTTTTAATTTTATATTTTCAAATCAATTACTAAGCCACATGAAAAAATCAGAGATAAAATTTGAAATAGATCTAGACGAGAAAAATATACCCGAAAAGATTTATTGGGACGCGACCGATAGCCCTTCAGGTAAACTAACGGAAACCAAAGCACTTTCTGTATCTCTATGGGATCCTAAGCAAAAAAACACCATGCGCATAGATTTATGGGCAAAAGATATGACAGTAGATGAAATGAAGCAGTTCTGCATTGAGACTTTGGGCGGGATGGCAGATACCATCAAAAATTCTACTGGTGATGAAGTAATGTCAGATGAAATTAAAAGCCTCTGCACGAAACTTGTCAAACATGTACAAGAGGAAAGTAAAAAATAATAGGGCTATCCATAGATATCTTATGTTTTTATTAGCTTACATATGCTCGCTCAGTTACTTTTTGCCTCGCCGGCAGGGCCTTACTTTTTTTCTTAGACAAAAAAAGTAAGCAAAAAAGTCAAGGCCCTGAAATTTGCTAAACTTTATAACCATTACGCTATCCCGATAGCTATCGGGATGAAACTCACCCTCCTTGCGTCGGGCTCAAACAGCAAATTTTTTGGCCGCTCCATGGTTATAAAGTTCTTAACGCAATTTCATCAATGGCCGCCTAATTTTCTAACAACGGCGCCTACCTCCATTTTAAGCAGGACGTAAAAAGAATTTTATCATACAAAAAACTTATTACTTCCTAGAGACTTAAATGGACAATCATAAAAATAAAAGAGGGATGCTTTTGCATCCCCCTTATAGAACAAACATCAAATTAACCACTTATAAACTAAACCTAACTTAATCAACCTTACCTAACCTTAATGTTTTTTATATCTTTATTAAAACAACAAGGTCATTTGTAAAATTGTTTATACTTCTTAGCATTCACCCATAAAATACTCGTAATTAAAGAGTAAGCCTATTGTTTTTAATAAACTTCAGTGCTATCTTTCATAGCTTTGGCATAATCTTCATTGTCAAACCCTTCTTCAGGCAAGGGGTAAGAAAACGAGTTTTTTCTGGTTCTTAACGATATTCCTTCCTCATCTTCGCGCTTCACCTCGTCTTTCTCTTCACCAGCATTTTTGTCGCTGTCTTTCCTTGCTTTCAGGTTTGGTTTTTTATTCTTTGTGCTATCTTTCACACAAGCATCGGCGTAATGCAAATTGTCAAGCGTATCGGCTGAAAACTCGTTACCTTCTAATTCAGATTTTTTATAAAAGTCAAGATTGGCCCACTCTGACCTATACCTGATCTTTTGATAAACCTGATACTGGTCTTTGGTTAGCACCTTTTTCATAGCTTCCTCTCTAGAATGCTGTATCTGGTCATACACTTCGGCAACTTCTGTTCCTGAAAGCCCTTGACAAGCATTCTTAAGCTCTTTTCCGTGCGTATAATTGATTGATATTATTTCCTGAACTTGATTGTCTGAAAGATTAAGCTCCTGCTTTAAAAACATTGCCTGTTTTTCCGCTTTCTCCCGTGCCAATTTTGAAGAATCTATTTTGGCCTTATTATCTTGTGCATTTATGGTAAAACATGCAAAAAAAGCAAACACTAACGATGCTACTACTCTCATATCCAACTTCTCCTTTCCTTCCCTAAACTTTCTTCTTTATTAAGAAAACTTGCTCAAAAGATTATTGTTACCCACACTGCATAAAAAAAGCCACACCTAAGTGTGGCATTCTTTAAATATCTTCCTCAAATTGTTCATCCAGTGGATCTTCAAGCTCCATTTCGTATTCGAAATTTGGATCTGGCTCTACCTTAGGACACCTGACAGTAGCCGGACACTGCTCTGGATCTGGCTCTATTTCCATATCTTCAGGATCGTCATAAATTAACTTAGGATTGTCCTGAGAATATTTAGGAACGAGATTTTCAGGTTGCTCATTGTCTGGATAACTTAAATAGTTTAAGTCAACCGGCCCCTGTACATAAGCATTAATTTCCTGATCTATGTCAAATGCACGGTTTCCCCCTGGATGCCTCAGATGCTCTATATCTTCAAGAAATTGTGCATCCGCTTTATTCATAAATAATAAAGCAAATATTGCAGCCGTAAAAAGTTTAAACATTCTACTCATACCCTACCCCACTTTCTGTTATACACTTTTATAAAAAAACGGCTTACCTTGCCAAAAGGTTTATTGCAGACCAGATAGATTATCTTGGTATGCGTGCAATATTATTCAGCAGAAAGCTCCTTAGCTCTCTTCTCAGCAGCTTTTACAGCCTCATTGATACCTTCGCCAACCTTGCGTTCGATTAATTTGTCAAGAGCGGCTTGTGTAGTTCCGCCTCTAGAAGCAACTGAAGCTATAAGGTCATCAATAGATGATTTGTTATTGTTCAATATTTGGAACGACCCCAACATCGTCTGTTTCACCAACATTGCGGCAATAGCTGGATCTAAGCCCATTTCTTTACCTGCCTCAATCATGTGTTTAGCAATGTAGAAGAAGTAAGCAGGGCCACTGCCACTGATACCAGTAACTGCGTCCAACATAGCTTCATCTTTCATGAAAATAGACTTTCCGGTAGTTTCCAGTAAAGTATCTACCTCACTGATATTTTCATAAGAAGAATCTTTGTTGATGGCAAATGCAGTAATACCAAAACCAAGCTGGGCAGGAGTATTTGGCATTGCACGTGCAATTTTATCATGTCCGAGATGCTTAGACATTGTCGCGATTGTTACACCGGCCATAACCGAAATAACCAACTGCTCTTTTTTAAGAATAGGCTTAAGCTCCTCGGCAACTTTTTTGAAATCTTGAGGCTTAGTGGCCAGGATTAAGATATTATAATCACCTAGACCTGGTTCAATTTTATCTGTTATGGTTGCCAAACCGTCCTTCTCCAATTCAGCTCTTCTCTCACTGAACCTTTCAATAATTAAAAGGTTTTCTTTTTCTACAATGTTGCTTCTTACAAATGCCTTAGCATAAGTATAACCCATGTTTCCTCCACCCAATACGGCAATTTTCATAATAGTAATTAATTTTTAAACTTATAAAATATAAAAATTTATGATCTTTGAAGCACCTCTTCCAGAGATGCTGTTGCAGCTTTTACAATCTCACTGGCATGCTCTTCGGTAATAGATGCAGAAATAAACAAGGCTTCAAACTGCGAAGGGGCAAGATAAACGCCACGCTTCAACATTGCACGGAAATAACTTCCAAACAACCCTGCATCAGCCGCTTTTGCATCTGCGAAATTATTTACTGGACTTTCAGTAAAGAACAAAGTAAACATCGACCCGATATGGTTGATCGTATAATTAAGCCCCATACCTGCCAGCGACTGCCTAAGTCCAGACACTATTTTACCTGTCATTTGATTTAAACCTTCATAAACAGAAGGGTTTTCATTGAGGTAATTAAGCACAGCAAGACCAGCAGCCATAGAAACCGGGTTACCAGAAAGCGTTCCGGCTTGATATACAGGCCCTGCTGGAGATACATAGTCCATGATTTCTTTTTTGCCCCCATAGGCACCTACAGGCATACCGCCACCTATGATTTTACCGAGTGTAGTTAAATCAGGTGTTACACCAAGCACTTTTTGAGCACCACCAGCCGATAACCTAAAACCGGTCATTACCTCGTCAAAGATAAGAATAATTCCCTCTTTGTCGCAAATATCACGTAAACCTTGAAGGTAACCGTCGTGAGGAAGCACACACCCCATATTGCCTGCCACCGGTTCAATGATGATGGCAGCGATTTCTCCTTCATTGGCAGAAATAATCTTTTCAACAGCAGCAAGGTCGTTATAAGGAGCAGTAAGCGTATCATTGGCTGTTCCCTTTGTCACCCCAGGACTGTCTGGGTAACCCATTGTAACAGCACCGCTTCCAGCCGAGATAAGAAAAGAATCACCATGTCCGTGGTAACAGCCTTCAAACTTAATGATTTTTTCGCGTCCTGTAAATCCTCTAGCCACACGTATAGCAGCCATGGTAGCCTCTGTACCAGAGTTTACCATCCTTACTTTATCTATTGAAGGCACCATAGAAGTAATCAGCTCTGCAATTTCTACTTCTTTTCTACCAGGAGCACCAAAAGACAAAGAATCTTTAATGGCATCACTTACCGCTTTTTCCACAAGTTCATGCGCATGACCAAGTATCATTGGCCCCCATGAATTTATAAGCTCAATAAACTTATTGCCATCCTCATCAAATAAGTATGCGCCTTTGGCATTTTTGATAAAAATAGGATCTCCCCCTACGGCTTTAAAAGCTCTTACTGGAGAGTTGACCCCTCCTGGAATTACTGACTTGGCCCTTTCAAAAAGACTTCGACTTATTTCGCTATTCATCTTTTTCTTTTAGTTTTTTTGTCTTCAGAAACTTCTGGTGAAGGTAATGGCTTTTTGACAGAAGTTACAGGCCCGAGGAAAGAATTTTGAAACTTTATCAACGGCACTACTTGATTGCTATTAGAACAGGAGAAATCTACAGCCCCCATCACTTTTCCGTCAGTACGACCACATTTCTGAAGATCTTCATTGAACATATTACCGTATTTTCCAAGATAGTTGCCAAAAGCGGACATTAGCTCATATCCCTGAAATGCATAAGAAGAAGGATATATGTCCATTTTTTTGACATACGCTTTCTTAAACTTTTTCACCTTTTTACTGCCATAATCCATATACTCTGGCATTATAAAGTGCACTTGCCTTCTCTCAAGCTGATCAAAAGACATGAGTTGTACATTTAGCCACTCTGCATAGCCAATAACTGGTATGTCCATCCTTAACACATCGAGAGAACTGACCACAGTAGCCGCTACAATCTGTTCTGACGATGGGACGAACAAATGGCTTACTTTGGTCATGAGCAATGAATCGCCGAGCAATTCTTTGATATCTTTTACACTACTTTTCTTAACCTTTCTAAAAGCCGCAATCTCATAATCCATTCTTTCAATGGTATCGCGATAGGCATGTGCAAGCAGAGAGTCCTTAACAGATTCACCATATAAAATAATAGCATTGTTACGGGCAGTATCCGCTTTGCCTACATAACCTGCTATTTTAAAAGCTTGGGTTTCTACAGACGGTTGAAAAAGGTATACGTAGTTGTTGTTTTCTATAAGACTGTTGCTGTTTGCAAAAGGATTGACTACATTGATTTGGTTCTTCCATGCAAATTCAGCCAATATCTCATTATGAGAAGAGTAAACAGGGCCTACAATCAGGTCCATCTTCTTCATTTCAGGCTTATCAAGCAAGGCTGAAAACTTAGCAGTATCTTTATCGGTATCATAAGCGTGAAGCTTTATATTGACGCCTTGTTCTTTTAATGAGTCAACAGCAATGCGCATCCCTTCGTACATATCTAAAACAAACTGGTTGGGACGGCCAGATTTTTCAGGGTCAAGATTCTTAACCATAAAAGGGAACAGCACTGCTACATTGTATACATCTTTCTTTTCAGAAACTTTTTTGGGTCTTGCTATTATGGAACGGTCCAACTTAAACTCCTGCATAAGGTATTCCCTAAGCATATACTCTTTTTCGCCTATGAAAGGCCCTGAAAGTCTTTCTACCAACACAACAGCCAAAGAAAGCTCCTCGTCGTACTTTCTTTGCAGGTCGATCAAGGTATCTAAAGACTTAACTTTTCTAAAGTAGTAAGTCTTCATATTTTCCAGGTCAGGACGCATTTGCTTAGAGCTAGCAGCTTTTTCTGCAAACTCCATTGCCTGATGCAATTTTCCTTGCTCAAAAGCTGTATTAGCCAGCAAGTAATATGCTTCATTGCGCTTGTTCCAGTTAGGATACCTTGTAGTTAACTGAAGCAGCATCTGACGTGCCTCGTCATATTGCTTGCTTTTAAAAGCAGACAGAGCATAGAAGTAATGCGCATACTCGGTATACTTATTACCATCTGCCGGAGAAGTCAAAGGCTTGAGCAGTTCCATGGCAAGAGTATACTTCCCTTCCTCATAGAGGTTTTTGCCATGCAAGTACTTTTCTCCATATTCGTCCTGTGCGTTTACCGTCGTGACCGATAACACAACAGAGAAAAGCAGCGGTAAAAAGAATTTCAGTTTTTTCATAATACTTTTATTCCCATTCAATGGTAGCAGGTGGTTTAGAACTGATATCGTAAACGACCCTGTTCACACCTTTTACCTTATTAATTATTTCATTAGAGACATCAGCAAGGAACTCGTATGGCAAATGCGCCCAATCTGCCGTCATACCGTCCAGACTGGTCACCGCTCTTAAAGCGACAGCATTTTCATAAGTTCTTTCGTCTCCCATTACACCTACCGATTGCACCGGTAGCAATATTGCACCTGCTTGCCAAACCTCATCATATAGGTTGCTTTTTTTCAAGCCATTGATAAATATAGCATCAACTTCCTGTAAAATGGCAACTTTCTCCCTGGTTATGTCCCCTAAAATACGAATTGCGAGACCTGGCCCTGGGAAAGGGTGGCGTTGAATGATTTTTTCATCTATTTCCAAGGTTTTCCCAACCACCCTTACTTCATCCTTGAACAAAGTATTGAGAGGTTCTAAAACCTTAAGTTTCATAAAATCAGGCAAACCTCCAACATTATGGTGCGATTTTATAGTCGCTGAAGGTCCTTTTACTGATACAGACTCGATAACATCAGGGTAAATAGTCCCTTGTCCCAACCAGCTAACGTCCGATATTTTATGGGCTTCGTCATCAAAAACTTCTATAAATGTACGACCAATTGCCTTACGTTTCAACTCCGGGTCTGTCAAACCTTCCAGAGCTGTATAAAAACGCTCTTTTGCATCAACACCAATAACATTCAGTCCCATGCTCTTATAAGACTCAAGCACCTCTTCATATTCGTTTTTCCTAAGCAAGCCATTGTCTACAAATATACAAGTCAGGCGATCTCCTATTGCTTTATGGATAAGTACCGCAGCTACAGAAGAATCAACACCTCCCGAAAGTCCCATTACCACCTTGTCATTTCCGGTAAGGTTCTTAATCCAGTTTACAGTGGAGTCGATAAACACATCCGACGTCCAATCCTGTGAACACCCACAAATATTAACGATAAAGTTTCGTAGAATAGTCTTTCCTTCTACAGAATGCGTAACTTCTGGATGGAATTGAATTCCATAGGTAGGTTCATTTTTCACCTTATATGCGGCCACAGAAACCGTTTCAGTGCTGGCAAGAATTTCAAAATCGTCAGAAAGTCCTGAAATAGTATCGCCATGAGACATCCATACCTGTGAATATGGGGTCATTTCCTTCATAAGCAAATCTGTGGTATGGATATGCTGAAGCCTGGCCCTACCGTACTCCCTGATTTTTGACGGCATTACTTCATTGCCTGCTTTATGGGCGATAAACTGTGCGCCATAGCAAATGCCTAACAATGGCAATTTACCCTTTACCCCTTCAAGGTCTACATAAGGGGCATCTTGTTCCCTTACAGAACATGGGCTTCCTGAGAGTATAACACCTTTTATTGTGCCATCTATTTCTGGCATTTTATTATATGGGTGTATTTCACAATAAACATTAAGTTCTCTGACCCGGCGAGCTATCAACTGGGTATATTGCGAACCAAAATCTAGAATTAAAACTTTTTCTGTCATGCCCGCAAAAATAACACACCTTAGCAGGTTTTACTAATGTTTTTTTAAGAGACATTAATAAGCCCCCCTTAAGTTCCCTGTTTTTATTAAATTTTAGATACCAGAAACCACCAATAAAACAGAACCCGAACCAATCCTATAAAATAAAAAAGTCCCGGAAAGCTCATTCCAGGACTTTTTTATTATATTTTAAATACTCGACAAAAACCGCTACAAAAAGCAGATTAACTATTTCTTTACATCAAGGATATTTAGCAATTAAGCAGGCACTGTTGACTTAAGTTCGCCCACCACCTTTGTTAAACTAACTTTGGCATCACCAAAGAGCATAAGGCAGTTGTCGCTACCAAACAGTTCATTCTCAATACCTGCGTAACCAGAAGCCATACTTCTTTTAGAAACGATAACTGTGCGTGCCTTTTCGACATTTAGCACAG is from Cytophagaceae bacterium ABcell3 and encodes:
- the guaA gene encoding glutamine-hydrolyzing GMP synthase; its protein translation is MTEKVLILDFGSQYTQLIARRVRELNVYCEIHPYNKMPEIDGTIKGVILSGSPCSVREQDAPYVDLEGVKGKLPLLGICYGAQFIAHKAGNEVMPSKIREYGRARLQHIHTTDLLMKEMTPYSQVWMSHGDTISGLSDDFEILASTETVSVAAYKVKNEPTYGIQFHPEVTHSVEGKTILRNFIVNICGCSQDWTSDVFIDSTVNWIKNLTGNDKVVMGLSGGVDSSVAAVLIHKAIGDRLTCIFVDNGLLRKNEYEEVLESYKSMGLNVIGVDAKERFYTALEGLTDPELKRKAIGRTFIEVFDDEAHKISDVSWLGQGTIYPDVIESVSVKGPSATIKSHHNVGGLPDFMKLKVLEPLNTLFKDEVRVVGKTLEIDEKIIQRHPFPGPGLAIRILGDITREKVAILQEVDAIFINGLKKSNLYDEVWQAGAILLPVQSVGVMGDERTYENAVALRAVTSLDGMTADWAHLPYEFLADVSNEIINKVKGVNRVVYDISSKPPATIEWE